A genomic segment from Sciurus carolinensis chromosome 1, mSciCar1.2, whole genome shotgun sequence encodes:
- the Nras gene encoding GTPase NRas has protein sequence MTEYKLVVVGAGGVGKSALTIQLIQNHFVDEYDPTIEDSYRKQVVIDGETCLLDILDTAGQEEYSAMRDQYMRTGEGFLCVFAINNSKSFADINLYREQIKRVKDSDDVPMVLVGNKCDLPTRTVDTKQAHELAKSYGIPFIETSAKTRQGVEDAFYTLVREIRQYRMKKLNSSDDGTQGCMGLPCVVM, from the exons ATGACCGAGTACAAACTGGTGGTGGTTGGAGCAGGTGGTGTGGGTAAAAGTGCACTGACAATTCAGCTAATCCAGAACCATTTTGTGGATGAATATGATCCCACCATAGag GATTCTTATCGAAAACAGGTGGTAATAGATGGTGAAACCTGTCTATTGGACATACTGGATACAGCTGGACAAGAGGAGTACAGTGCCATGAGAGACCAGTATATGAGGACAGGCGAAGGCTTCCTTTGTGTATTTGCCATCAATAATAGCAAATCATTTGCAGATATTAATCTCTACAG GGAGCAGATTAAGCGAGTAAAAGACTCAGATGATGTACCTATGGTGCTGGTAGGAAACAAGTGTGATTTGCCAACAAGAACAGTTGACACAAAACAAGCCCATGAACTGGCCAAGAGTTACGGGATACCGTTCATTGAAACCTCAGCCAAGACCAGACAG GGTGTTGAAGATGCTTTCTACACACTGGTAAGAGAAATACGCCAGTACCGAATGAAAAAACTCAACAGCAGTGATGATGGGACTCAAGGTTGTATGGGTTTGCCATGTGTGGTGATGTAA